One genomic window of Mustela lutreola isolate mMusLut2 chromosome 14, mMusLut2.pri, whole genome shotgun sequence includes the following:
- the LOC131814940 gene encoding olfactory receptor 6K3-like, translated as MESANLSTVTEFIFTGFSQLQDGGLLYFFPLLFIYTFIVIGNLLIVFAVRLDTRLHNPMYNFISIFSFLEIWYTTATIPKMLSNLVSRQKTISFIGCLLQMYFFHSLGNTEGALLTVMAIDRYLAICSPLRYPTIMTPRWCAQISAGSCVFGFLILLPEIVWISTLPFCGPNQIHQIFCDFTPLLHLACTDASVILVQDVIHALAILITGLIISLSYIRIVVVILGIPSREGRKKAFSTCAAHMAVFLLFFGSVGLMYLRFSAMYTPFWDAAIALTFSVLAPFFNPIIYSLRNKDMKDAIKKLLCPHKMFNFLGR; from the coding sequence ATGGAGAGTGCAAATCTATCCACAGTGACTGAATTTATCTTCACTGGGTTCTCCCAGCTCCAAGATGGTGGCCTTCTGTActtttttcctctacttttcaTCTACACCTTTATTGTCATTGGGAACCTATTGATCGTCTTTGCTGTGAGGCTGGACACCCGTCTCCACAATCCCATGTACAACTTCATCAGCATCTTCTCGTTTCTAGAGATTTGGTATACCACAGCCACCATCCCTAAGATGCTCTCCAACCTGGTCAGCCGTCAAAAGACCATCTCTTTTATCGGTTGCCTCTTGCAGATGTATTTCTTCCACTCACTGGGAAACACCGAGGGAGCCTTGCTGACTGTCATGGCCATTGACAGGTACCTCGCCATCTGCAGCCCCCTGCGCTACCCGACCATCATGACTCCCCGTTGGTGTGCACAGATTTCTGCGGGCTCTTGtgtctttggtttcctcatccttCTACCCGAGATTGTGTGGATTTCTACCCTGCCTTTCTGTGGCCCCAACCAAATCCACCAGATCTTCTGTGATTTCACACCGTTATTACATTTAGCCTGTACGGATGCCTCGGTGATCTTAGTGCAAGATGTGATTCATGCTCTGGCCATTCTGATAACAGGCctgattatttctctttcttacatCAGAATTGTCGTTGTGATCCTGGGGATCCCTTCGCGGGAGGGCCGTAAAAAGGCCTTCTCCACCTGTGCTGCCCATATGGCTGTCTTCCTGCTGTTTTTTGGCAGTGTGGGCCTCATGTATCTTAGATTCTCTGCCATGTATACGCCATTCTGGGATGCTGCCATTGCTCTGACCTTCTCTGTCCTTGCTCCTTTTTTCAATCCCATAATATACAGCCTGAGGAATAAGGATATGAAAGATGCTATTAAGAAACTCCTCTGCCCTCACAAGATGTTTAATTTCCTTGGTAGGTGA
- the LOC131814480 gene encoding olfactory receptor 6K3-like, which translates to MVTCKGYKQPEDPSPCCNSLRGYGAWAATKCREVAFPGSLRRKAFVITCSPGGSCVFLPVTIKAAEIMFEDGSLLLFIPLLIIYTFIVIGNLTVFFAVRMDTRLHNPMYNFISVFSFLEIWYTTTTIPKMLSNLISEKKTISITGCLLQMYFFHSLGNSEGILLTTMAIDRYVAICNPLRYPTIMTPRLCAQLSVGSCIFGFLVLLPEIVWISTLPFCGPNQIRQIFCDFEPVLQLACTDTSVILIEDVIHAVAIIFSVLIIALSYIRIITVILKIPSVEGRQKAFSTCASHLGVFLMFYGSVSLMYLRFTATFPPILDTVIALMFAVLAPFFNPIIYSLRNKDMKAAIKKLLWMESQQWRRKASGSSDGRCQG; encoded by the exons ATGGTGACATGCAAGGGATACAAGCAGCCAGAGGACCCCAGTCCTTGTTGCAATTCTCTTAGAGGTTATGGTGCATGGGCTGCCACCAAGTGCCGGGAGGTGGCTTTCCCTGGGAGCCTGCGCAGGAAAGCCTTTGTAATCACCTGTAGTCCG GGAGGGAGCTGTGTCTTTCTACCTGTGACAATTAAAGCTGCTGAGATCATG TTTGAAGATGGTAGCCTCCTCCTCTTCATTCCTCTGCTCATCATCTACACATTTATTGTTATCGGGAATCTCACTGTATTTTTTGCAGTCAGGATGGACACCCGTCTCCACAACCCCATGTACAATTTCATCAGCGTCTTCTCCTTTCTGGAGATCTGGTATACCACAACCACCATTCCCAAGATGCTCTCCAACCTCATCAGTGAGAAGAAGACCATCTCCATTACTGGCTGCCTCTTGCAGATGTACTTCTTCCATTCACTTGGAAATTCGGAGGGCATCTTGTTGACCACCATGGCCATTGACAGGTATGTAGCCATCTGCAACCCTCTCCGTTACCCGACCATTATGACCccccggctctgtgctcagctctctGTGGGCTCTTGCATCTTTGGCTTTCTTGTGTTGCTCCCAGAGATTGTGTGGATTTCCACACTGCCCTTCTGTGGACCCAACCAGATCCGTCAGATATTCTGTGACTTTGAGCCTGTGCTGCAGTTGGCCTGTACAGACACGTCAGTGATTCTGATTGAGGATGTGATCCATGCTGTGGCCATCATCTTCTCTGTCCTGATTATTGCTCTCTCTTATATCAGAATCATCACTGTGATCCTGAAGATCCCTTCTGTTGAAGGCCGCCAAAAGGCCTTTTCCACCTGTGCGTCTCACCTTGGTGTCTTTCTGATGTTCTATGGCAGCGTGTCCCTCATGTACCTGCGGTTTACTGCGACTTTCCCACCCATTTTGGACACAGTTATTGCACTGATGTTTGCAGTTCTTGCACCCTTTTTCAACCCTATCATCTACAGCTTGAGAAACAAGGATATGAAGGCTGCAATCAAGAAGCTTCtct GGATGGAATCACAGCAGTGGAGGAGGAAAGCCTCGGGTAGCAGCGATGGGCGGTGCCAGGGCTAG
- the LOC131815093 gene encoding olfactory receptor 6K2-like, which produces MESPNQSTNQEFIFSAFPYSWEGSVICFVPLLFIYTFIVFGNLVIITVIQLNAHLHTPMYFFISALSFLEIWYTTSTIPKMLISLLSEKKSISLNGCLLQMYFFHSTGISEVCLLTAMAFDRYLAICSPLHYPTIMTPRLCVQLTLSCCVCGFITPLPEIAWISTLPFCGSNHLEHIFCDFLPVLRLAYTDPQAIVMIQVVDIVHAVEIIIAVMLIFLSYVGIVTVILRIQSADGRRKAFSTCVSHLTVFLLFFGSVALMYLRFSATYSLFWDTVIALAFAVLSPFFNPIIYSLRNKEIKEAIKKHWGQAKIFFHKTKDLK; this is translated from the coding sequence ATGGAGAGCCCCAATCAAAGCACCAATCAGGAATTCATCTTCTCTGCCTTCCCTTATTCCTGGGAAGGTTCtgtcatctgttttgttccacTGCTCTTCATTTACACTTTCATTGTCTTTGGAAACCTGGTCATCATCACAGTGATCCAGCTGAACGCTCACCTCCACACTCCCATGTACTTCTTCATCAGCGCCCTTTCTTTCCTGGAGATCTGGTACACCACATCGACCATACCGAAGATGCTCATCAGCCTGCTGAGTGAGAAGAAGAGCATTTCCTTGAATGGCTGTCTCCTGCAGATGTATTTCTTCCACTCCACTGGCATCAGTGAGGTTTGTCTCTTGACAGCTATGGCCTTTGACCGCTACCTGGCCATCTGTAGCCCTCTCCATTATCCCACTATCATGACCCCCAGGCTGTGTGTCCAACTGACTTTGAGTTGCTGCGTTTGTGGCTTTATCACACCCCTCCCTGAGATTGCCTGGATCTCCACACTGCCGTTTTGTGGCTCTAATCACCTTGAGCATATCTTCTGTGACTTCCTCCCTGTGCTACGCTTGGCTTACACAGACCCACAAGCCATCGTCATGATTCAGGTAGTGGATATTGTCCATGCAGTGGAGATTATTATAGCCGTGATGCTCATTTTCTTGTCCTATGTTGGTATTGTGACTGTAATTCTACGCATTCAGTCAGCTGATGGCCGACGCAAGgcattttccacgtgtgtttccCACCTCACTGTCTTTCTGCTCTTCTTTGGCAGTGTGGCCCTCATGTACCTACGCTTCTCTGCCACCTACTCCTTATTCTGGGATACAGTCATTGCTCTGGCCTTTGCAGTTTTGTCCCCCTTCTTTAACCCCATAATCTATAGTCtgaggaataaagaaataaaggaagctaTAAAAAAACACTGGGGTCAAGCTAAAATCTTTTTTCATAAGACCAAGGACCTCAAGTAA